A stretch of DNA from Microtus pennsylvanicus isolate mMicPen1 chromosome 20, mMicPen1.hap1, whole genome shotgun sequence:
TTTTCTCCATTTGAAATGAAGGAATGAGAACTTCCACACTCTGTATAATGTCAAAGCTGTTATTAGAAGTATGTCccggtttcttttttttaatcataagcAGCTTGGTGTCTAaggctagagttatctgaaggaGTTAAATATACATCAGCCTGATAATTGATACTTGTTTTGGGACTGCCAGCTAGAGTGTACACATTTTGTTCCCCAAAATAGTCTGAATCTTTCAACATAGTGACAAGttctaagaagaaaatgtggagggtaaaaaagaaatgattatatggcagatagatgatagatagatagatagatagatagatagatagatagatagatagataatagatagatgataggtagataggtaggtaggtggatggatggatagatggatagatagatagacagacagacagacagagcaatAGAGCACATATTTGACTTAGATAGTACATAACTGCACTTCTAACACACTTCATGGGGAAGTCACAAGCTTCTGCTAGGCTAAGGAGAGGGACACACCCTACATCTCAGTGGCAAGAGTGTAAGCCACACTTTATGAAGAGTATAAGGATAAGGTGAACTTGTAGTTATGGGCTTTAGAACATTAACCCTGATTAACCTCATAACAGAATGCACATAGGTAGAACAAAGTTGTGTAATATGACTGAAATAAAATACTTCAAAAGTTTTGCACTTAGCAGGctgcaaatatgaaaaaaatgacagtggctttaccacactttttttttgaaataatcaGAATTATAGAATTGTTGTGAAAGCTACATGGTTCCCAAGTCATCTCCTAGTAAGTTGGTGACTGGACGCCTTATCATTTCTGAACACTTTCTTGTACATTTGCCACCCACAAAAATTTTCCCAACATAACCATGACACAGCCATCAAAAGCAGCAAGGTTGCACTAGTACATGACTCCCATAAAGTCGTCAGATCTTATTCTGGTTTCACTACGTGTTCTAAAAATACCCACCCCCTTCGCAGAGATCTAATAAAGTGTCATCATATTACAATATCATTTCAGTGTCGGCTGTCATAGGTGTCTAatacagaggttctcaacctatgggtcgtgacccctttgtgGTCGCATGACCCTTCcacgggggtcacctaagaccatcggaaaagcacagatgtttacattatgattcataacggtagcaaaattacagttatgaagtagcagcaaaataattttatggttgggctcaccgcaacatgaggaaccgtgttaaagggtcgcagtactgggaaggttgagaaccactgctctagtccATTTCAGCATGGAACTCTTCTTAATCTCACCTTTATTTAATAACACTAGTATAACAACCAGGTGACTTACGGATTGTTCTTCAACTTCTCTTTGTGTGCTGTTTTCAGGTGGTTAGAATGGTCTACGTCCTTCGCGGTGATCCGATAGGGGATGTGTTGTGTTCTTGTCATTACATCCTGTGAGGCTGTGCGTCATTTCCATTGATCCTTTTACACGTATGATCACTTTATCCCTGAGTCCCGTGGGTCTGCTGGGCCTCTCCAACTTAAAGTTTCTCTTTTACCATTCATAATTAATTAATATCTTATAGTTACAACCATGTAAATGTTTCATCCCTCATCAAACACTGTTTACTCATTTGCATCAATATGCATTTGTGATTTCCTATTCTGTTCCATAGGTTATGATACCATTTGTGATTTCCTAGTCTATTCCATAGATTGTGATATCATTTGTGATTTCCTATTTTATTCTGTAGGTTGTAATACCATTTGTGATTTCCTAATCTATTCCATAGGTTATGACACACTACCATCGCTCTCTACTTCTATGCTCAACTCTTTCCATATTGAGTCAGAAACAGCTCTTTCCGATCGGTTTCTAAGTTTTTTGATATGCCTCCATCATTGTCTGAACATTTCTTGTGTCTGGTCCAATGAGGCACACCTTACACTTTCCCTACCCAGCCCTAGAAGTAATCAAGTATCCAAAGAATCTTGGTGTCTCAtagtaaaatacacacacacacacacacacacacacacacacacacacacacatgcacacatttaaatatataaatcaagaCCCAAGTGCTAGGTGTCCTCATTACTAACAAGAAATTGCTGCTCTCCAGCGACAGGGACAAGAATCCATATACAAATAGGTCCTTGTAACCACTGattctttctatttcattttattgaagGCCGCATGTTCCTACTAATATATGCAATTCAACTATCTAGTTGATTCTGTAATATCTCTTTTTATATTGTAATTCTCTTTTCAGCTCTTAGAATACGTATTGTATTCTagatataaaatgtaatatatggAATTATATTAAGAATCAAAGCTTATTCTTACTCTTAATGTATTTACTACTACTCAGTGGTCATAAGTGACCAGTTTTCCATCTGTGCTGACACTCCTGCTTTGTTTGGATGAGAATTATTTCACTTTGATTCCCACGCTGAGGGCTTGAATGAGATAGATGGCTCCGTCATCTTGCCTGGCCCCCGACACCTACTCCAGGCAATCATTCCATCCCTTTTCTTTTGCTGAAAGTTTGAAAACCCTTTTTTAGGTGTCCTCTCTATGAAACCGCAAAGATGCCTATatctcaatccccagaacctacaaaTGTTACTTTCCATTATAAAAGGAGCTTTTCAatgccggacagtggtggcgcacgcctttaatccctgcactcgggaggcagaggcaggcggatctctgtgagttaaaggccagcctggtctacaagagctagttccaggacaggaaccaaaaagttacagagaaaccctgtctcgaaaaatccagaaaaaaaaaaagagcttttcaGATGCAATTAAAAATCTTGAGACATAGACATGATCCTTGTCCTATCTTCTCTGTTGTTGTAATAGGACACTGACTAGAAGAAACTtgaggggaaagggtttatttggatcaCATGTCCCGAGCAGTTTATCTCTAAAAGAAGTTGGCGCAAAGGACTCAAGCCGAAGCACAGGCAGGAACCACGGGAGGAAACTGGTTCACATTCACCTACCTCTCTTACACTTGGGACCATCCATACTGGCCTGGCCCTTCCCATATCATCCAACAATCAAGACGATGCCACACCAACATGTctgcaggccagtctgatggaagcatttcctcagtCGGGTTTCCCTCCTCCCAGATATGTCAGCTTGACACCTAGATTAGCCATCATGATCTTGAATTATTAAAGCCCTTATAAGAGGGAGGTAGGAGTGCTGGAGTCAGGGAAGATTCAGGTTCAGTCCCGAAGGCTTTAAAGAAAGGATGCCCTGCCTGACCTCAAGAGTAGctttcagagagagacagattctCTGCTTGGGTCTCCAGCCTGACAACAGCCTTGTTGGTGGCTTGATTCCAGCCTGGATTTGGACTTCCACTGTCTAAGCTATGAGACAATATTGTGTTGTCTTAGAGTAACTGAGTCTGTGGTGACTGTCACAGTTTGAAAGAAAACGCCACCCCAAAGGGGGTGGAACGATTGGGAAGTGTGGCCCTTTTCGAGGAAGGTTGTCGGTgtggggtgggcttggaggtctcctgtgctcaagctacactcagtgTCACAGTTGTCTTCCTGTTGCTCACAAGCTGGAggaggactctcagctccttctccagcaccacatctgcctgcacgctgccatgtcttaccatgatgatgatggactgaactctgaactgtaagcgagccaccctgattaaatgttttcGTTTTTAAGAGTTGTTGTGGCCTTGGTGTTTCTttgaagcaatagaaacccaaaccaaGACCGTGACTTCTCACTAAACCAGCAGAATCTAATACAATCACTCTGCTCGGGTTCCGGTGCTCTACTCGCTCCCCTGTGCCTACGCTCCTCATAGTGCACTCAGAACCTGCTTCCGTGGTCGCCAACAGGGCTGCTTCGCTCACTCTGCCGTACCTCACCGATTTCAAATTACAAAATATGAAGGGGTgagaaaaagagaatgaagaaaagagaaaggagggagagccTGTTATGTTCCAGTCATCCGGGCACCAACCATCCACCAGCAAAGGTGTACTAGCTGTTTTTAAGAAGGAACTATTCTTGTGCTCTCACTCCAGGCCTTAGCTGTTGGTGCCCCTGCTGCTATTGGACCAAGGGAGATGCTTTACCATCCCTGCTAACACAGGACAAGAATAATTGCCACCCTTATCTCccttattataaaatataatcaatCCCTTCTGTATATCCTACAACACCCCTGAGACTAAATGGGAACATAAATAATAAGATAATGACATACAGAGAGTTACTGACAACTACTCAACAGGCCAGTCTCAACTCAAGTTCTACTGAAGGATATTCCCTGCCTCGCTCCCTGCTACAACCCCACCACGTAATACACTATGAGTCTCCATGTCTCAGAGTCTGGGTCCAACTGATGTCACCTTCACtcggagaaaaggagaaaattttAACCTAGCCCCAGACTGGCACCCCTAACACTTCCCTTTCTACTGTGTAATTAATCACTTCTCAAAATAAAGGAACCCTTCCCATAGCTATGATCCGACGAAGGAACCCTTCCATAGCTATGATCTGACAAAGGAACCCTTCCCATATCTGTGACCTGACAAAGGAACCCTTCCATAGATATGATCTCTTCTGTGGTCCAAGTTAAACCATCTCACGGTAACTTTCCATCTGCAGTTGCTTTAAAGTCTGCATCAATCAGTTTGATATCTAACCAGCAGTGTTTCATGTACGTCACAGCCATGTCAACCTTAgtctaattttcttttcattctagcTGCCTACAAGATTTTAAAGCTTTGCAATCGAGTTGCAGTCCTGATGCTTAGTTACCCAACAATAGTACAATAACCACTGATTATTGCCGAGGACTGAAATGACCCCTTGACACAAACTGTTCCAGGCAGTACTACCATGTGGGATGATACCTAACCTCTTGCATCCCTTCCTAGTCCTAATCTTGCTACCCCTGCGTGTCCTGAAGCCAGCAGAAATCATCTCATTCTGCCCATCATTCTTGTTTATGTAAGTGGTTATAAATTCAAGTTCATAACACATTCCTATGCATGTTATAAGACCATCTTGTGCCAGGtcacaggatcttctggaactCACAACCCAGAGCACATGTAAGTCGTTACATCATGAGCTTCCTGGTACTTGAAAGGCACACAGACTGGCCATACTTCATCTCCTGTGGCGATTGctgtcccttcctccatcttttgGATGAAGGTCTGCAGTTTCTTCTTTCAGGCCAGAATAATCTTCACTCCAAACCTTTGCAAGGATAGCTGCATTTCCTAGAATCTAAGTGCATATCACCCTTGCAAATTCCTCCTCACATTGTGTTTCTTTGATTTGGAGACTGCAATTGCCCTATTGAAACCTCCGTACTGCTCACTTCATCCCACGGAGAGCCCATTTCCTTCATCTCGCTCTGTTCTATTTTCCCATAGCAACAAGCATTTTCAAAACTACCATTCGACTTGAGtgaatataattaattttatccATTGTCTATTTCCTAGTTGTTCAAGTTTTCCAAGTGTGGGGATCTCTGGGTGTTTTTAATGGACTAAAGTATCTCATTGCCTAGACACTAATCAGGTACCACAAAAAAGTTACAACTGTGTGAAAGAAGGAATTCACACAATGCTGTGAGGAACACTCACGTTTATCTgttcttttttcaaataaattaatgaaagatTAGAGAACATTAGTTATAAAATGTCACACTGCTTACAGTGGTTCAATCTTAGTTCCAGTCCAGGATTTTCTCCCTAGAGCTAAACTCTGCTGCACTATGCCTATTAACTTGTCCACTTtgcacaagctagagttatctgaaaagaggAACCTCAGAGAAATTTCCTCCATCACATTGCCTGTGAGCAAGTCTGTAGGTCATTTTCTAAATGATTGGTATAGGTGTGCCCAGCCCACAGCCCACAGTGTGGGCCAGTGCCACTCCTGGAccaatggtcctgagttgtataagaaaacaggctgagcaagccatgagaaggaAGCCAGCGAGCGGTGTTCCTGCAGGGCATCCAatacagtccctgcctccaggttcctgccttgagttccgcCCTGGCTTACCTCAGTAATGAACTATAATCTAAGGGGTGAAATAAGCCCCTTCCTTCCCAGgtagcttttggtcatggtattttctcATAGCAATAGGAACTCTAAGACATATACTCATGATGTTTGCCCGCACAAATGTAGGCGGGAACCCTAGCgtggaagacagaacagaagcaAACTCAAATGCCAGGCTCAGCAATTTGGATCCTTCCCACTGCAAGAGCTGTATGTTGGATGGTGATGTAATTAGACATATCcctttgaaagaaaatttaaatagctGCCAACCAGAgcggaaaaaacaaacaaacaaaaaacccagccaGTTGTCAGTAGAGAAAAGCACCACACTTAATGGGACTTAATGCAGCTCCAAGATTCCCACGGCTAAAAACAGCTGATTTCCCTCCCATTCATCCGAGCCGCCTCACAGAAGAAGTCTGACACAGCATGACTAGTTGTGCAAGGACACTTTATTTCTACATACGAGAGAGTGAAGAACCACAAACAAGTGAGTTATTTGCCACTTGGGTGCAGTCACAGTTTTCAGCGGTATTCAGAAGCACCAGGTGGGAGAAACGGCTTTTCTCGAGGGACGGTTGGCACTGCCTGACAGACTGAAGcgctgtctgtctgctgtgaaggGCGGGCTCAGAGTGTAGACAAGCTCTCAGTCCGCAGCACCTCACAGCGTCATTTCAACTGTACATAAGTGTACCACCTACAGTCCAGCTTCAGCCAACTGGCTAACTGGCCCCTAGGATACAACCTTTCAATCACACAGTCTTTGTTAATTATTCAGGGAGAATAAATGGTCAAGTGAGAGAGTTGAGGATAGAGAAATtataaataacatatatattaatcaatagaaattcattttcaTCACATAAAAGTTGCTATCATAAATACTTTTCTGGTTGATAAGTCTTAAAAATATACTTTCCATATaaataatgttaaatattaataaataggtTTAGATTTATAATTCAAACAGCGCTGGCAGGATTGTTCTTATTGGGCCGATTCCCAACAGCGAAACAGCACCGGCTCCTTTTCCGCTTCCTAAGGCTCGATTTTGGTGACAGTCGGTGCATCACTTTCATGAGTTCATTGACAGCTTTGCGTTGGACCTGCGGGTCATCTACCTGTCGATGGAAAAAAATGGAATTAACTCCAGGCATGCAAGCTATTGGGATATTCTTCTTTTAACACCATGATCAGTGAAAATGGAAATATTCCTTTTAAGAAAAGCAACCTTGTCTAACAATGTAATCCTGTCACTTGTAGTAATCACTTCTTCAGCAGTTAAGATTACAGGGGTCATTAGGTTGTACAAGAGGGAATGGGGTGGGTTATATCATGTATCTATCGCTAATGTAACCGCTACAGAAATCTCAAAATGGAACACTAAAAGGATTCCTGGATGGAATGAGGTTGGGAGTGAGTTTGCAGTGACCCTAAACCTGAACAGACACTTAATTTCCGGGAAGTTGCTTTCTGGTGAAGTGATTGGGGAGTGACCCTCTTATCTATAAGATCTACTACCTTATGCTTGTTTAGTTCTTTCtagactacaaaaaaaaattcctatgGTCAGTGCTCCCCTTGGTATAGCAGAATGCTTTGGAGATCTACCAAGGATCCCAGAGACCCAGCTGCTTGAAGGAGAAGGCCCATGGCTTTGGGAGCTAAGTCCCTTCAAGAGATTCAGACACTACTCATAGTTTGAGAGTTATCAACACAAATGGAATactaagggggaaaaaacccaagtccaaaataaatgaaaagtatcaTTTTAGATTTCTCCCAAATCAGACCAGTGTCATCATGTCTAGGATGggattaaaaataaacaccaatTCTATTCATATTGGTACTAATCGATTTGCTGACAATGAGCACCTGTTATTGGAGGTGTAGTAGTATTTCCTGTTCTCTGCCTTCTATACCATTCGCTTAACTACTTAAACAACTTCTCCAGTCGTAGCAGGGTGGCCACTTGGGCAACTTCATGCTTAATAAAAATGAACCCCTTTTGTATGTGTTTCTAATGCTGGAAATACTCTGACTTCCTTGCTACACTTCCAAGAAGGATtcagagacgtgtgtgtgtgtgtgtgtgtgtgtgtgtgtgtgtgtgtgtgtgtgttcctaaaatGCATTGACAGTGCAACAAAACAGGACAAGAGTTATGAGCTTGCTCAAGATCACCCATAAGAAGCACAGCACCCAGGGTTTCCAGAGAATTACTCCAAGGCCTTAGGAATAACAAGTTTCTACCAGCTGTGCTGTGAAGACAAATTCATTTCCCAGTTCTCAAAACATTGCCAAGAATCCTAGAGGCTTAGCCATAGCTGAACAGCAAGACGGGCGTGGAAGTGACTTAGGAACAATGACTTTATCCATCTCTAGTTGTTGACTGAGATGTGAGCCCGACTCTGGTAGACCGAAAGCTGGGCACAAAATATAAGGCCACAAAACACAGCAAGATGCCTGTCCCTTTCATCTGAGCCCATTTGCCATTTAGAATGCCTTTGCCTTCgggataaaatttaaaaaatttagatttgTCTTTATGCTTTCAGGTTATCTTTCTGATTCTGGAAGCCATAAAGGCTTAAGGGTGGCTTCATGATAGAAAGTACTGGATAGGTGAAGCACCCCCATATCTGAAAGTTAATTGAACATGCCTTTCATAAGACATCCAAAGCAATCTTAACAAAGAGTGTCTACCATTCCTTCCCCTAAAAACAAAGTGGACCATAGATTGTATAGCATGAGAGGCTAACCAGAGACCAGGGGTAGGACACTACTTTCTCCTCTCTCATCCTCGTTTTCTACCTATGACACTGTgcaggtttggtttggttctgacTAAGCTTCTGTAGTGATCCCAGCTGGTTCCTATCAAGGCGAGGAAACGGCAGCGGCAGCGCAGCCAGGCAGGTGAGTCATCCGGACTCACAGTTCCTTGTGGCctggctgggaggaggagagcgCGCAGCTTTCTCGCTCCCTCCCACTGCACTTTCCACTAACACACAGCCTCCCATCCTAAGCGAGAGTTTCCATCACACACCCAGGGGGACCACAGGGGCTCTGCTCACTGCTCCCCTCGGCTGCTTCCTCCTCACGCCATTTACCCACCGTGTGGGCAATGGTTTGAATGTCTGTGTTTTTCCAAAGTTGACAAAGTCCCTCCCAGCATGCCCGTAGTGAGGAAACATCTCAGACAGGGCCTCCTCTCCTAGCTTTATCAACTGTTCGGTAGCCAGTTTCTACCGTCTGATCATCCAGTACAGCACAAAACTCCATTAGCACAAACTGCCTCACCGGAATCTTAGCGATCTTCTCGAAGTCGTTCACTTTTGCCTCGCTGTTGTTGAAGAAGTTAGAGATCAGATCTGCCTTGATGGTGTTCATGCTGTCCTGGATGGCCTCGTGGTCCTTCAAGGCTTCAAAGAGTTTGAAGTAGAAGGAGATAATCTGACTCTCGATGAGTTTTGTGTCACCGTCCTTGGGAGACAAGAGCACAGAGAGAGTCTGATGGGAGCCCGTCCGCAAGAAACGACAGGGAGAATGAGCAAAAGGGACATCGGTTTTACCTCTTGCCAGTTCTTCAAGATCTCAAAGAGGAGATCCCCTCCTTCACCGACATCAGAGCTAGTCGAGTTCTGTGGAAAAGAGGAAATTTAATTTGTAATTAATTAGTTCACCAACTCTCCCGAAAAATATCTATTGAGTTTCATTCAATTCAGTGCTGGCAAGAACTGCTGATTTCGTGCTCAGCGCCTCCATTTACTTCTAACAAGGATCCCCAAAAGGCTTCATGGTAGATTTAGCCAAGGATTCTTTCATTCTTGCAGCTTTTAGCATTTACTAGTCTAATCTTGGATCGCAAGACCACAAATAAACTCAAAAATGCTGATGAGATTTCAAGTACCCCAAATAGCTGGAGTGAGCTAAAGAAAGTTGCTCTCAAGCTGAGATAGAAAACATCATCAAATTAATCCTACTGTGCACACTGCCCCCTTATGGCACAGTTTCTGTGACATCAGTCTGCACTCGTAGGTCCTGGCAGCTGCTTTAAAAGGTAGctccacacacgtgtgtgagaCACTTTGATTTGCACCGTGAGGATAAAATTGACTGTGAACGCTTGAACATTATGATGACAGCTATGTGTGTAATAGCATACGTTCGAGACAAACTATAAAATTGTAAGAGTAAAAATAATGTTCATTAGCCTTAGTTAATTTGAAAGGAaatccacaaaagaaaaaaatgtaaaactctaAGAAACATAACTCCTCTCAGGCCTCAGTAAACGGCTGGTTTCAGTGATAGTTCACTTGCAGAATTTCAAAACTCACTCTTTAGGGAAAAGTGTATGCAAGGGGTGGTTCTTAAGCAGAAACTTTAAGAACTTGGCCTTCTGTTCTTTTAAGCGGTAGGATGTTTCCCTGGGTGTTTTTAGTGGCAATATTCATCTCTCTCTCGCACTTGTCTCTCGCTATCGCTTTCACAGTAGTCTGAGGAATGAATGCTCCTTATCGTGAGTAAATGTTAACAAATTAATAACCACTGAATGGTAAGCATCTCATACTCATACTCTGCCCGTCTTCGGGAAGATTGTAAATGCCCTATCAGTCTCTATAGCAAACTGAACGAAGTCAAATCAATATCAAGATCATTAAGTCAAAAGGCTCCTCACCGGCAAATAGCAACATAACACCCCATCTTCTCAAAATGACTGTGGACCAGAGGCGCCACTGGAGTGTTGACAGTGGCAAGTCAACGCCAGTCATTTTCGATACAAGCATGATAAAAATTTAtacttacaaaatatttcttCAGAGTCTCTATTTCTTTAATGGGTGTGCCCTCGCAGTAAGAAATGGCCTGCGTGAGGCAGAGCAACAAAGCCAAGATGCAGCGTGTGGCAGTCATTGTCTCCGAGCAAGGCCAAGGCCGTGAGAGTCTGGAGCACCCGTATCAAGTCAGTGGGTCCAGGGGACTCTGCTGGCTTGTCTTCTCTAGTAGCTGATGGGCTGATGGGAGCTGTACTCGGCACCTCCCTTTCTGCCGGTATTTATACCTAATCGAAGGCTCCTCAGGATTACGTATTTTCACACGTTTTTTAAGATGAGATGGTGACAGATAGGCGGGGAAGCTAAATTACTTTGCATTATAACTCTGGTTTTGTGGCATGTCAGGGTTGTAGCTAGAGTTTCCTTTCGACTCCTTGGGCTCTCTGACGATGAGCCAGACCCGCTGTGCCCACCTGTGCCATTCTTGTGGGATCCTTTGAACTGCACCCCGTTCGGGACTGGAAATTGTTTTGACGTCTCCCCTTTCGGCCCTGGCGATGTGAATTCCTTGTCCACAGAGCACGGCATATTGAGCGTTTGTTTGTGGTTGGGAGCAGCTGAAAAGGGAAACTCTTGGGCTTCTCAAACCCCTGCAAAGG
This window harbors:
- the Ifng gene encoding interferon gamma — encoded protein: MTATRCILALLLCLTQAISYCEGTPIKEIETLKKYFNSTSSDVGEGGDLLFEILKNWQEDGDTKLIESQIISFYFKLFEALKDHEAIQDSMNTIKADLISNFFNNSEAKVNDFEKIAKIPVDDPQVQRKAVNELMKVMHRLSPKSSLRKRKRSRCCFAVGNRPNKNNPASAV